A single Populus alba chromosome 7, ASM523922v2, whole genome shotgun sequence DNA region contains:
- the LOC118063132 gene encoding GDP-mannose 4,6 dehydratase 1, with amino-acid sequence MASESNQPGSDSKTPANGEITPKIALITGITGQDGSYLTEFLLNKGYEVHGLIRRSSNFNTQRINHIYIDPHNAHKARMKLHYADLSDASSLRRWLDTINPDEVYNLAAQSHVAVSFEIPDYTADVVATGSLRLLEAVRSHIAATGRSHIKYYQAGSSEMFGSTPPPQSETTPFHPRSPYAASKCAAHWYTVNYREAYGLYACNGILFNHESPRRGENFVTRKITRAVGRIKVGLQNKLFLGNLQASRDWGFAGDYVEAMWMMLQQEKPDDYVVATEESHTVEEFLDVAFGYVGLNWKDHVVIDKRYFRPAEVDNLKGDSSKARKVLGWKPKVGFEQLVKMMVDEDIDLAKREKVLVDAGYMDAQQQP; translated from the coding sequence ATGGCATCAGAATCAAACCAACCCGGATCCGACTCCAAAACCCCTGCCAACGGCGAAATCACACCCAAAATCGCCCTGATCACCGGTATAACCGGCCAGGATGGTTCTTATCTTACCGAATTCCTCCTGAACAAAGGCTATGAAGTTCATGGCTTGATCCGTCGGTCATCCAATTTCAATACGCAGCGGATTAACCATATTTATATAGATCCACACAATGCTCATAAGGCCCGCATGAAACTCCACTATGCAGATCTAAGCGACGCGTCGTCTCTCCGTCGCTGGCTCGACACTATCAACCCCGACGAAGTCTATAACCTGGCAGCCCAATCACACGTGGCTGTCTCTTTCGAAATCCCTGATTACACGGCGGATGTCGTCGCCACCGGATCCCTCCGCCTTCTTGAGGCGGTGAGATCTCATATTGCCGCGACAGGGCGGAGCCATATCAAGTATTACCAAGCGGGATCTTCGGAGATGTTTGGATCTACGCCGCCTCCGCAATCAGAGACCACCCCGTTTCATCCAAGATCCCCATACGCGGCGTCAAAATGCGCGGCGCATTGGTATACTGTCAATTACAGGGAAGCTTATGGGTTGTATGCTTGCAATGGGATTCTTTTCAACCATGAATCTCCACGTCGCGGAGAGAATTTTGTGACTCGAAAGATTACGAGAGCTGTTGGGAGAATTAAGGTGGGGTTGCAGAATAAGTTGTTTTTAGGGAATTTGCAGGCGTCGAGGGATTGGGGTTTCGCAGGGGATTACGTGGAAGCAATGTGGATGATGTTGCAGCAGGAAAAGCCTGATGATTACGTGGTTGCGACGGAGGAGTCGCATACGGTGGAGGAGTTTTTGGATGTGGCATTTGGATATGTTGGATTGAATTGGAAGGATCATGTTGTGATTGATAAGAGGTATTTTAGGCCTGCTGAAGTGGATAATTTGAAAGGGGATTCGAGTAAGGCGAGGAAAGTGCTTGGTTGGAAGCCTAAGGTGGGGTTTGAGCAATTGGTGAAGATGATGGTTGATGAAGATATTGATTTAGCTAAGAGGGAGAAGGTTCTTGTTGATGCTGGCTATATGGATGCCCAGCAACAACCTTGA